CAGGTAACCCAAGCGGAAGAAAGGATCGTGGTACTCCACGTGCACGAGGAGCAGAGGTTGTTGGATGCCCCGACCGCGTGCCTGGCGGCTGAGTGTTCCCCTCCACAGGGCCTCCAGCAACAGGTCCACATCCTCGGCGCTCATGCCGGTGTCACGAGCAATGGGCGCGCTGACCACCGCCGGCATGGCAAACACCGCGAACGGGCACACATATGTGGACCATATCGTGCCCATGGTTGCACCTTCTTCTTCTCCAGCCAGTTCTTCCTCTCCTTCTCGGGAGGGCATGACCACGGTTCCTTGCACGTACTTGGTTTCGACCGGGTGCAGGGAGTGGGCCCATGCAAACTGGACAGGTCCGCATTGGTTGAAGGCTTTGCCGCCGACGCTGAACACCACGCCGAAGACGCGGGCGTCGAAGGCGGCTTGGAAAAACTTCTCTCGTTCGACCTCTTTGGTTCGCTCGTTGTATGCTCTTTCGAGGATAGACAGCGCCAATCCCTCGCGGCCGCGCAACTTTCCCTTCTCGGTGAATTCCTTACGCACGAAGATGAACAGGCTCTTTGCCGGCCCTCCGTCGGGGTAACGCGCTAGGATAAAGTCGCGCACATCGCGCTTGATGCTGACGTCAGACAGGGAAATGCGCCCATCGTCTTCGCCGAAGATGCGCCGTGCATCGCTGTCTCGCAGGGGATCACGGTTGGGGATACCGTCCTTCACGCTCTTGACGAAGAGTATTTCCCCAGTGTGGACTTCGGTAGCCATGGCTATTCCTCCCGTTGTGTTAGCCTATGAGCGTTCGACATGTGCAGCGGCTCCCTGGAGAGTGTACCCGGCCCAGAAGGCGCTCATGAACGCCTCGCGCTCCCTTTTCACCTGCTCTTGCATCTGCTCCAAAGCGACAAGCGCCGCTCCTACTCTCTGCCGAAAGTCGCTGCTCACCTTAATGGCCGGGTAACGGGCTTCGACCTCGAACAGCTTAGCCAATCCTTTCTTCCAGACCAGCTCGGGGGTGAGGTCGGTACCATAGGTCATCACGCGGTGCTTGAGCAGGTCCTTGCCGGTGGCGGTGTAGTACCACCTCCCAAATTGGCGGAGCAGTGCCCCACAGCCAAACCCCAGTTCCGCTGCAGAAGCGAATGAGATGTCCGTCACCGGCTGCTCCTCAAGCATCGTCAGCAGCTCTTTCCAGTCTCGCATAGGCATGGTTCCCCTCCTTGTTTGGTGGTCGTCCTGGGGGGCGGGTTTCGGTTGTCGCCCCTCTCTTTGCAGCCACGATGTGTACTCCTCTGCGAAGGCGAGAAAAGTGACAAAGAAGGCGACCTCTTCTCTCACTAGGGGCAGGGTATCCGGCAGCCGGTGGGCCAGGCTGTTCATACGGGAGGCGGCGTTCCGCACTGGTCGCCTGGTGTCCAGGGGGCCGCAGCGGAGCACCGTCTGCAGGCAGTCCCAAAGGAATGGCCCACCGAAGCCGCGGGCCAGGAGGTAGGGAACTGAAAGGTAGCTCCCGCGTCGTGCTCGCGCCCGGTCCTCACCTAGCAACGCCACGAGCGCCTCCCAGGAATGGTCGCAACTCCGGGCCGCAATGCGCTTCAGAGCCCTGAGCGTTGACGGGATTACCTCCTGGATGATGGCGCGGACGTGCACATCCCCTCTGGTGTAGTCCCCATGGAAGTAGACCAGCGTCAGGCGAAAGTCGGCCGGGTCGACTTCCTCGGGGAGGAACAAGTCGAAGCCAGTGACGGTCTCCATGAACTGCTCGGCGAGAGTGCCCTCCCTCTGGGAGCCGCTCAGCATGGATTTCACATTCCGAGCATACTGAGCCGACAGTTCTGGGTCAGAGAGGGCCTCGTCGCTGACCGGGAGCAGAAAGCCACTTCCATAGATCACCGTGAGACGCTGGAGGTCGCCACGCCTGCTCACCCGGCGCGCTTCGGCGTCCGCCACCGGCGAGAACAGTTCGCGGGTTACCTCAGCGTGCAGGGGGCGGGCCAGGCGGCTGAATACCCGCGCCCCAAGTGTCAGCGCTCGACAGCAGGTTGTGCACAGTGCAACCCCTTCAACCCAGTGCGCTTCGTCCCCAGCATGGGGCAGGGGACAGTTCCACTCCGGTAGGGCCCACGGCCATGATTTGCAGTAGGAGGCAACGACGTGGCCTTCGCCCCCACACACGGAGCACGTCCCTTGTTTCTCGCCCACTTCCGCACCCTCGGCAACCTTCCCTTCCCACACCTGTCGGAGGATGGCGGCAAAGTTGGGCACGATGTAGCGCCCCGGAAACAGCACACTCGCCCCGAGGCATTCGTCGGACGACTTGTCTGTGTAGCCGTAGGCGGAGTCTGGGCCGTTCCCCTGTACCAAGATGATAATGCCCAGGGCCTTTTCGCCCGCGGGCAGTGCGCTTCTCTCCACCTCAGCCGCGAGCGCAGCCGCCAACTGACGCACGGTGGCTTCATCAACGTGCAAGGATGGCGTGCGCTCCACTCGTCCCCGCAAGAAACGATAAACCTCCTCGGGCTGCGAGAAGGAGGTCCATCGTCCTGTGTTCTTGTCCTGCCGAATCAGCCAGGCTGGGTAGACCGGCACGCCATAGCTACCTTGCGGATTGAGGGGGTTACCTCCGGTGGGGTAGACGAATGGCGCTGAGAGTGCACGCGCGATCCTCACTTCGAAGTCCCCTCGCTTCCCGTCTGGTGGTTCGTTGCCCCAGACTTGCATGGGAAGCGTAACTGGTCCTCGTCCTGACCCGGGAGGGGGCAGTTCGGCAATGAATACGTGCCGGTAAAAGTTCTTCACCCTTTCCTCACCTACATCGGAAATGACCTCAAGGATTTCCTTGGGGCTCATGCCACCTGCCAGCAGCGGGCGCCCAAGCCTGATCAAGTCCTCGATGAGCATGTGTCCCTCCTATGCCGCTCGCCAGCTATCTGCTCTACGGTGCCAAAGCCACGCGACACCGATTTGCCCAACCCGAAGTGGTTGGGGACAAGGAAGTTGATGCGGAAGGTACCTAGGAAACCGATCATCGGCACACCCTTAAGCGTGCAATGCATTTCCTCGAGTTCACGGCAGTCGCCTCGCAAAGTCCGTCGGACGGTGTGTCCGAAGCTCTTTGCGAGCGAAAGACAGTTTCCCACCAGGATGCGTTCCAGCAGCGCCACCCGCTGAGCTCGGCTTGGCAACCGCCAGTAGCGTCGCGCATTATCTTGATTCAGTGCCAGCCATGGAGTGACGAAGCGATAGTCGACGGGA
The nucleotide sequence above comes from Calditrichota bacterium. Encoded proteins:
- a CDS encoding type I CRISPR-associated protein Cas7; amino-acid sequence: MATEVHTGEILFVKSVKDGIPNRDPLRDSDARRIFGEDDGRISLSDVSIKRDVRDFILARYPDGGPAKSLFIFVRKEFTEKGKLRGREGLALSILERAYNERTKEVEREKFFQAAFDARVFGVVFSVGGKAFNQCGPVQFAWAHSLHPVETKYVQGTVVMPSREGEEELAGEEEGATMGTIWSTYVCPFAVFAMPAVVSAPIARDTGMSAEDVDLLLEALWRGTLSRQARGRGIQQPLLLVHVEYHDPFFRLGYL